The following are from one region of the Anabas testudineus chromosome 2, fAnaTes1.2, whole genome shotgun sequence genome:
- the LOC113164264 gene encoding 2-oxoglutarate receptor 1 has product MASAQTDDHNCTDVDKLMQHYYLPVGYAIVFIVDLVGNVTSIGVYLTKIHPWKSSSIIMVNLAITDLLYALCLPYLVYYYSNGNSWVLGDFMCRFIRFGFHFHLYSSILFLTCLAVFRYIVVMNPLRVAQVQQKHWGIIACSAVWLIAAAGLTPMFTILTMENINNKTNCQDFASTSRVDDVRLYSWFLTAFGFILPLVVVFTCYIGIVKKLSKGPITTSPCRIRAQRSTVLILVVFVVCFLPFHIMRALRIETRKMQEPSCMMMHVVNAAYIISRPLAGLNTFFNLALYTLSGDMFKKAFLETYSCKCWMNKARSQVQLAVINCRH; this is encoded by the coding sequence ATGGCCAGCGCACAGACTGACGATCACAACTGCACTGATGTGGATAAACTCATGCAGCACTATTACCTGCCTGTCGGTTATGCCATTGTCTTCATCGTAGACCTGGTGGGAAACGTCACATCCATCGGAGTTTACCTGACAAAGATACATCCCtggaagagcagcagcatcatcatgGTCAACCTGGCGATAACTGACCTCCTCTACGCCCTCTGCCTGCCCTATCTTGTTTACTACTACAGTAATGGGAATTCATGGGTGCTTGGTGACTTCATGTGCCGCTTTATACGCTTTGGATTTCATTTTCACCTGTACAGCAGCATCCTCTTCCTGACATGTCTTGCAGTTTTCCGCTACATCGTGGTGATGAATCCTTTGAGAGTAGCACAggtgcagcagaaacactggggTATCATTGCATGCTCAGCTGTCTGGTTGATAGCTGCTGCTGGACTCACACCCATGTTTACTATATTAACCATGGAGAACATCAACAACAAGACCAACTGTCAGGATTTTGCTAGCACTTCACGCGTCGATGATGTACGATTGTATAGCTGGTTCCTCACTGCATTTGGATTTATACTACCTCTAGTGGTGGTGTTCACGTGTTACATCGGTATAGTGAAGAAATTATCAAAAGGTCCAATCACTACCAGCCCCTGTCGGATTCGAGCACAACGCTCAACTGTGCTGATCCTGGTGGTGTTTGTAGTGTGTTTTCTGCCATTTCACATCATGCGTGCATTGCGAATAGAAACTCGAAAGATGCAAGAGCCATCGTGCATGATGATGCACGTTGTCAATGCAGCGTATATTATCTCCAGGCCTCTGGCTGGACTCAACACATTTTTCAACCTGGCTCTGTACACCCTTTCAGGAGATATGTTCAAAAAGGCCTTCCTTGAGACTTATTCCTGTAAATGTTGGATGAACAAAGCCAGATCACAGGTCCAGCTGGCCGTCATTAACTGCAGGCACTGA
- the LOC113164899 gene encoding kelch-like protein 41b, with the protein MDPNAIKEELRLFQSTLLQDGLKELLNENKFVDCTLKVGDRCFPCHRLIMAACSPYFREIFFTEDGKEVENTKEVVLEDVNPSILDMVIQYLYSAEIDLTDDNVQEIIAVANRFQIPSVFTVCVNYLQKKLCLANCMAIFRMGLVLSCPRLAVAARNYIADRFELLYKDEEFLKLAPHELFAIIGGDSLNVEKEELVFEAVMAWARHDRDKRIKVLKDAFNCIRFRLLPEKYFKDRVEADDIIKADPELQKTIQIIKDAFKGKLPEKPKTTEGEEGASKEGGEEEDSPFPGFLNDNRRHGMYARDFILMVNDTAAVAYDVNENECFLAAMSEQVPRNHVSLVTQRNQLYIIGGLFVDEENKDVPLQCYVYLLDPLSSDWVAMPPMPSPRCLFNIGETGNLLFAVAGKDLQTNESLDSVLCYDVEKMKWSETKKLPLKIHGHAVVSHKGLVYCVGGKTDDNKALNKMFVYNHKQSEWRELAAMKTPRAMFGAAIHNGRIVVAGGVNEEGLTATCEAYDFTTNKWELFTEFPQERSSINLVSNTGTLYAVGGFAMVQMESKEVAPTEVTDVWQYEDDKKQWSGMLREMRYAAGSSCVSMRLNASRMPKL; encoded by the exons ATGGACCCCAACGCTATCAAGGAGGAGCTGCGTCTGTTTCAGAGCACCCTACTCCAGGATGGgctgaaggagctgctgaatGAGAACAAGTTTGTGGACTGCACCCTGAAGGTAGGTGACCGCTGCTTTCCCTGCCATCGGCTGATCATGGCTGCCTGCAGTCCTTATTTCAGGGAGATCTTCTTCACAGAGGATGGGAAGGAGGTGGAGAACACCAAAGAGGTGGTCCTGGAGGATGTCAACCCTTCCATCCTGGACATGGTCATCCAGTACCTCTATTCCGCTGAGATCGACCTCACCGATGACAATGTGCAGGAAATAATTGCTGTGGCGAACAGATTTCAGATTCCTTCAGTCTTCACAGTTTGCGTTAACTACCTTCAGAAGAAGCTCTGCCTGGCCAACTGCATGGCCATTTTCAGGATGGGCTTGGTGCTCAGCTGTCCCAGGCTCGCCGTGGCTGCACGCAACTACATCGCAGACCGATTTGAACTCCTGTACAAGGATGAAGAGTTCCTCAAGCTTGCACCCCATGAACTGTTTGCCATCATCGGTGGAGACTCACTCAATgtggagaaggaggagctgGTATTCGAGGCGGTCATGGCCTGGGCCCGCCATGACAGGGATAAGCGCATCAAAGTCCTGAAGGATGCTTTCAATTGCATCCGCTTCCGTCTGCTCCCTGAGAAGTATTTCAAAGACCGTGTGGAGGCAGATGACATCATCAAGGCCGACCCGGAGCTTCAGAAGACAATCCAGATCATCAAGGATGCCTTCAAGGGAAAACTTCCAGAAAAACCCAAGACGACGGAAGGTGAGGAAGGGGCCAGCAAGGAAGGAGGCGAGGAGGAGGATAGCCCGTTCCCCGGTTTCCTGAATGACAACCGCAGACATGGCATGTACGCACGTGACTTCATCCTGATGGTCAACGACACAGCGGCGGTGGCGTACGATGTCAACGAGAATGAGTGTTTCCTGGCGGCCATGTCGGAGCAGGTGCCCCGTAACCACGTCAGCCTGGTGACACAGAGGAACCAGCTGTACATCATTGGTGGACTATTTGTGGACGAGGAAAATAAGGACGTGCCTCTGCAATGTTACGTGTACTTG TTGGATCCACTTTCTTCTGACTGGGTCGCCATGCCACCCATGCCTTCTCCAAGGTGCCTCTTCAACATTGGAGAGACTGGGAACCTCCTGTTTGCTGTGGCTGGAAAAGACCTCCAGACCAACGAGTCTCTGGATTCTGTTCTGTGCTACGATGTCGA GAAAATGAAGTGGAGTGAGACCAAAAAGCTTCCTCTGAAGATCCACGGTCATGCTGTTGTCTCCCACAAAGGACTAGTCTACTGTGTTGGAGGGAAGACTGATGACAA CAAAGCTCTCAACAAGATGTTTGTGTACAACCACAAGCAGTCAGAGTGGAGGGAGCTGGCAGCCATGAAGACACCCAGAGCGATGTTTGGAGCCGCCATCCACAACGGCAGGATCGTAGTGGCTGGTGGGGTCAATGAGGAAGGCCTCACTGCTACATGTGAAGCCTACGACTTCACAACTAACAA GTGGGAGCTCTTCACTGAGTTTCCCCAGGAAAGGAGCTCTATCAACCTAGTGAGCAACACTGGCACCCTCTACGCCGTGGGTGGCTTTGCTATGGTTCAGATGGAGAGCAAGGAGGTAGCTCCCACAGAGGTCACTGACGTGTGGCA GTATGAGGATGATAAGAAGCAGTGGAGCGGCATGCTGAGGGAGATGCGTTACGCTGCTGGTTCCTCTTGTGTGTCCATGCGCCTCAACGCTTCCAGGATGCCCAAACTGTAG